The Primulina eburnea isolate SZY01 chromosome 12, ASM2296580v1, whole genome shotgun sequence genome includes the window tcagtctgcatgcacaagatattgatggaagacaagtactcacctcttgtgcaacctcaggGAAGATTGAATcctaagatgcaagaggtagtgaaagctgagacgattaagcttctcgatgcaggtattatctatcctatatctgatagtgcatgggtaagtcctgttcaaTGTGTGCCAAAGAAGGGTGGTATTACTGTGATTACAAATGATAAGAATGAACTAATACCCACCAGGACTGTCACGGGATGGCGTGTATGCATTGactataggaaattgaatgatgccacccgaaaagaccactttcccctcccttttattgatcaaatgcttgagaggttagcgggtcatgagttttattgttttctagatgggtattctgggtataaccaaatcatgattgcgcccgaggaccaagagaaaaccactttcacttgtccttatggcacttttgcttttagaagaatgccctttggtttgtgtaatgcaCCCGCCACCTTTCAAcgttgcatgaccgctatattccatgatatgatagaaacttttcttgaaatatttatggatgacttctctattTTCGGACCGTCTTTTGATGACTGTTTGCAGAACTTGCAGGTGGTGTTGATGAGATGCGAGGAAACCAACTTGATGCTCAATTGGGAAAAGTGccatttcatggtacaagagggcattgtcctagggcacaagattTCGGAGCACGGGATAGAGGTGGACAAGGCGAAAGTGGAAGTCATCAAGAAGTTACCACCTCCggcgtccataaagggagttagaagttttctaggccacgccggtttttatcggcgtttcataaaagatttttcaaaaattacaaAACCTCTCTCTTctttacttatgaaagatgtgccatttgatttcacttctgactgtttacaggcatatgagagtctgaaggagcgcttggtgacggctcttgtcttggtggcaccggactggGATCTACCTTTCGAGATAATGTGCGACGCCAGCGACACTGCAGTGGGGGCCGTGCTTGGCCAgcgacaaaacaaggtatttcatacaatctactatgcaagtaagaccttagatgaggctcaattaaattatgcaacaactgagAAGGAATTACTAGCCgtagtgtttgcacttgacaaatttcattcataccttgttttgtccaaaATAATTGTTTTCACTGATCATTCGGCCCTCAAATATTtacttgctaaaaaagatgcaaagccacgcttacttcggtggataCTATTGttgcaagagtttgatttagagATCAAGGACaagaagggtgttgagaatgtggtagcagatcatttgtctagattagaatGTATTTGTAATGATTCTGTTGAGCATGCTATCAATGATTGGTTCCCGGATGAGCAACTATTTGAGGTGAgaaattgtccatggtatgcaaatttcgatAACtatcttgtcacaggcacacctccaccaaacctatcttttcaccaacgaaagaaattcttttctgacgtgaaatactatttttgggaggaaccgttcttgtttaagatttgtgcagattccatgataagacggtgtgttgcggaggaagagttttataagattctcaaccattgccatgatcgtgaggtaggtggtcactttggaccaacgaggacggcatctaaggtactcgaatgtggattttattggccaaccctctttaaagatgctcgttcttatgtgctacattgtgataaatgccaacggtcaggtaacatctctaaccgtcacgaaatgcctttaaataatatcattgagtgtgaggtttttgatgtgtggggaatagatttcatgggaccgtttcccagttctttcatgaaaaaatacattttggtggcggtggattatgtgtctaagtgggtagaggcggaagcatacgccactaatgatgctcaaatggttctaaaatttttgaagaaaaacatttttaaccgctttggaacaccacgagcaatcattagtgatggtggcactcatttttgcaacaaactctttgaaaaacttttaagcaaatatggtgtcacacataagatctcTACCCCTTATTACCCCAGACGAGAGGGCAAGTTGAGGTGTCtaaccgagagataaagcgaattttggagaaggtggtaggtgtcagtaggaaggattggtcggtgagattagatgatgctctttgggcatataggactgctttcaaaacaccaataggcacgacaccgtacagattattgtttggtaaagcatgtcacttacctgtagagttagagcatcgcgCATATTGGGCAaccaaagcactaaactttaactttactgatgcaggtgaacgacggTTGCTTCAACTAGATCAATTGGAGGAGTTCCGAAATCTGGCCTATGATCTTGCATTGTCATACAAAGAGAAAACAAAGAAGGCTCATGATAAGAGGATCATCGagagagaattcaaagaaggcgaaagtgtcctactctacaactcccggttgcgactaTTTCCCGGGAAATTGAAGGCAcgatggtccggtccattcgtgatctcgaaagtttatccatcgggagctgtagaattgaaagatgggaaggatggggcatttacggtcaatgcccagcgactgaagcactacatgggtggcacaattgagccgcaACTTGGAATCACTCGGTTCCAAGACACGCCGAACTGAGACagaccgacagtcaagctctcaacgataaattgagaacttacttcttttcccttctcttgcatttaatttaattttctttttctttcgtgtcagcatattttgttttactgttgttttatatataaaaaaaaaggtgGAATGTGAATTTTTCCCGAgaactcggcgctcgggcggtaatttattaccgctcgagcgcgaagctAATACAGAAGTCCAGAgagcttggcgctcgggcggtaatattttaccgctcgagcgcgagcaTTTGCCTCTACTAACTTTTCCCCGAggactcggcgctcgagcggtaatattttaccgctcgagcgcgaagccTTTTAAAGCGCAGATCCCCTTCCCCTTTCTTCATTCTGCACGAAATTTTCTCTCTCAAAATCCCTAATCCCCAAATTCCCCTCTCAAAAATCCCTCACTACTCTCATTTTGTTCTTTCAATTTTGTGGTGCAGGCGTTCAATATCCACTCTAGTCTCCGGCAACAAGGCACAAACTCCCTTGGGAAGTAAGAACACCATTCTCCAACTCAAAGATTCAACTTGTCCAACACAATGGCTCCCAAAAGCAAAAAGGTAACCCCGGTTCCTTCTCTTCATCATCGTTTGATAGGGCACGGTTTGTTAGTATAGAGGCTAGGGCTCGATACGAGCATGCGAAAATTCATCGCAACCCAATAGCCGAGAGGGGAGTCCGGCGACAGTTAGAGGACAGATACTTGGATATTATTGTTGATTTGCAAAGGCGTGGTTGGGAACAATACGGTGAGCAACCTAAGGCAGCGGTAGTGTCTGTGGTTCGCGAATTTTACGCCAACGCAGCGGAGGGGCGAAATGGTTTGGTGTTTGTGAGAGGTAAGCATGTACCATATGACTCGGTGACGATCAACGCACTGTTAGGGACGGCGGAGGTTGACGACTCCCACTTCCAGACATTGGTTGCTAACCCGAATTATGATACGATTCTCGCCACATTGTGCCATCCGGGCGCAATATGGAAACCATTGGGCGGCTCGCCGAGTTGTTTTGACGAGAAGTATTTGAAAACCGAAGTTGCCCTGTGGTATTTATTTGTGGCTCGGAGAATGATGccggtctcgcataagagcgaggtccAGAAAGAGCGGGCGGTGCTGCTTTATGCGTTGACCGAGGGATACGCCATCAACGTGGGCACACTCATCAATTCACAAATCACACTGAGTGCCCACAACAGTCATGTGGGCCTGTTCTTCCCCACCATTATCTCCGAGTTGTGCGCTAGAGCGGGAGTCGTGTTTCGCGATGACGAGGAGTGGTTGCAACCCATGAAGCCTATTTGTGTCGAAGACCTCCAGCGGAAACGAGCTAAGCGAATCAGTGAATTTCCCTCTCGGGAGGAGAACGCCGGTGGATCTAGCACCAACATCCCACGCCACCTTCCACCACCACCCCACCGGAGAACTCACACCGATATGATGGCTGAGAATCTCGCCTTCCAAACGCATCAGGGTCAATTCAACTCGTATGTCACCGACCATTTGTCTCACATTGACTACATGATGCGCTCACTGCTTGTGCAAGGGGGCGTTGACCCATCGACCATCCCACCGTCTCCGCTACCCCCCTCCCCCATTTCGGTTCCAGTATGATTACTCTCAACATGGGGAGGCCGCAGGAGTGCCACCGTCGGAGCAGGATGAGGATGAcacttgatcaggggagtttactgtttcccctacttcgcattttttttcctttaccgcttttctgatttttctttcttatcattgtttctgtctagcatgtttattagctttcatgtttatgtagtctgcatttgtgtttgcatttctGTGTTTGCATTTACATTCATGAGTTGTTTTGTCGttagtgtttgtttcgttttgtgcaatgagggcattgcacaactctagtatgagggggtagatcgttatgtttgtttagttcaTGTTTGGtatcgtttatggtgagaagacatagtttatgagccaatgatgatgttgaattgataatatacaaaaatattgattgggtcacttcatgaatgatactcttgattgttgacgcatgaattttggtacaaagtttgaattttttgagcacatatgtgtggggactagaattttgtaggaataatggtgaaatttgaaagttttgtgtggttaacttgaaaggcaccatttatgagttgatttagcatgtaaacccgtgaaaataagtcgctaattgggaccttgaatgagaaaatttgatttgccttgaactttacatttacctcctttccaatgcactgaattaaaatgtcatactcctaaccagctgtaatccaaagtatatattcttagcctagggagtacatgtgtaaaaattgtgcatttaaaaaaaaaagagaaaaagagaagaaagaaggagatgtaaggtgagggggagccgaaataaaaggaatgaaattctattcctaggctaaaagttggagatgtaaggagacgaggaaagtcagacgaaaagtcttgacgattgcacaatgaaaatgatcggtgtactcccaacttttagctacttgagcttattttccttcttttcgtcacccttatctgcacttaaaagttgaataaagttcaatttatggctagtgataaatggacacgggggtgcatgctagtgagacttgtattgaagtgttaattgagtgactcgcatgatttgataattgatctatttgaaatacgaatgactagacccatcatgacacacacacacgttcaaatgagtgtcaagatttatgtgtagatgagaatgagtattcgtttgcgatttgacttgattatgatctgtatgtgggaaagttcactgaggcatgacataaaagttgttaactcaccattgccatttacttgtgttagttatttcttgtttgagtgTTTTGTGTTCGTTGTGTCTGTTAaaaatctcgtgctttaacctattttgctcgagggcgagcaaaaggttagtatgagggggttgatatgtgtcgtttttacgtgttttattgcattggtttatttgtgtttgcattgtgcatgcatgaATTTAATTCACAttatgttcattttagagtaatcatttgcattttatcatgtctcacttgtatatgatgaatttgcaggaaaaatggtcggaGAACGAAAATCAGAGCGAAAGGTGGAAGGCTcaagaatttggacagaacaagcggcgcccgagcggtacatttctaccgcccgggcgcgagaagtgAATAAATTAAGGGCcaagacagaaagttggcgctcgggcggtgcttttctaccgcccgagcgcgagaaaaTGCCTCCGAAGTCAGCCTTACAGaatcttggcgctcgggcggtgcttttctaccgcccgagcgcgaatgccacATCAGCCGAGGGAActtacagaaagttggcgctcgagcggtacttttctaccgcctgagcgccacttatttttggcaagattttTTCTCAGCCGATTCTTTCCTTAATTTCTGAACAAGACTGATATGGTATGCGAGGGGGACGAATTGGAGACCTATTCAGACCTAATTTGACAGCCGTCAAGGAGCTTTGGAGAgcttttgcacttggattgaagattcgacggtttccgggcatcgttcttcgcagattttgtcacgcctagtatttctagtttattttcctttgtttaaacattgttttgcttattttaattatgaattctagtagctaactttaatatttgttgggattaaaggggatcctaccccaaactttcagttggttaatttatatttcggtttgtgatttattcttgattattctacgattttcattgtgtcgttgagcgtagctaacttttacgacaattttatatcacgagtgagttcgagagaataactagtgataggatcgagtagtataatatgcggatctacaatttgcatagacatatgaaattggatacgtgccgatagtcatagtccttagggtcgaaaactaggggatttcatcaatcgaaatgcggttcattcttgataaataattaaagacatttaattacttcattgagtgaattagtttggcatagctcgagagagtgtgttcaattgaataggaaatcctgtcggaagcgtagaacacaatcgaacgaattaattaattaataagggataggtgaaccagaattcccaacaaattcttttatcatttgaaatttaatccattgatttagcattcatatttcatcatttaatctttgagcttgtttatttaaattttcttgaattttattagtcataaaacaaacaatcaaatttcgtcgctaaagttttaataactaaaataataattgtgaaacacagtcttcagtggaacgatactcgtactcacgtacactatattataacttgacagcgtgcacttgcgatttattttgagcatacaaaatcatattttattggggattttactgtgcaagttttgctcgatcaaagCCATAACTGGTAAAAGATTTCAGACCGATCAGCCTCTCTAATGTCTGTTACGAAATTGTCTCTTAACTCATCACTAATTCGATTCACTGGGAACTCTCGGAGTGCTTTCATCCCCGGACGCTTGATTACTGACAATATCATAGCGAGTTTCGAGATCTTGCGCTAGTTGAGGAACATGAAGAATGGCCGAAGTGGTTATGCAGCCCTCAAACTAGATATGAGCAAGGCTTATGATATGGTTGAATAGGCTTTCCGGTAGAAGATAATGGCACGGCTGGTGTTTGACTATAACTGGACAGCCAAGGTGATGAATTGTGTTACATCTGTCTCATATTTCTTTCGAGTAAATCAGGAAATTGCTGGACCCATTAAGCCAGGTCGAGGTTTGCAACAAGGGGATCCTCTCTCGCCTTACTTGTTTGTCTTATGTGCACACAGCTTATCTACTCTCATTGATGGATGTGAAGTCAAGGGATTATTTAAAGGGGTCAAAATTTCGTCTGCCAGTCCATCAGTGTCTCACTTGTTCTTTGCAGATGATAGTCTGGTCAGAACAACTATGGAGGAAGGAGCACATCTCAAAGAATGTTTGTCTCTTTATGGGAGGCTATCTGAGAAACTCATTAACTATGATAAGTCAGCCTCTCCTTTAGTCCCAATACCAATCCATTGCTTGTGGGCATGATTAAGAACATATTGACTATTCCTATTGTCCATCAGTATGAGTTATATTTGGGCCTTCCTACAGTGTCTCTGAAAAGTAAGAGGCTTCAATTTAAATACTTGATCGAAACGGATACAGGGGTGGAGTAATAAGTGCTTCTCAGCAGGAGGAAAAGAGGTGATGATCAGGTCGATTTTACAAGAAATTCCTACATACACGATGTCTTGTTTTAAATTCTCACTCTGGTATGTGAGGATATTGAAAAGGAATGTGCGAACTTATGGTGGGGTATAAATAATGGCAAGCAAAAATGCACTGGAGATCTCGAGAAATTCTACGTCAACTGAAGAGCCGGGGTGGTTTGGGGATTCAAAAAAGTGACTGAATTCAATCGAGCCTTGCTTGCAAAACAACTATGGTGCCTCATTCGTTTCCTCGACTCCTTAGCTGCTCAAGTGCTAAAGGGAAGATACTTTCGACATGAGTCGGTTTAAAAGCGGGATTGGGGAGTAAACATTCCTACATATGGATATCGATCCTTTGGAGCAAAGAAATTCTGATGCGAGGATTATTATGGAAGGTTGGCGATTGCAAGTCAATAATCATCTTTGGGGAACACTAGATTCCAACCATGCAGTCCAAAATCAGTAAGCCGATTGTTCCTTGAGAGAACGATGTCActgtaaatatttaataaaatattgagGATCGAAATCTATATAGCGTTGGTGGAGTAGTTCGTGACACTCAAGGCCGGCTACTATTGGCATTCGGGAAAGAAATTAATCAACCAATTTCTGTAGCTCATGGTGAATTCCTAGCAATCCGAGAAGCCATTAAAGTGCTTtatgagaaatttttttaagatGTTCAAGTTGCATCAGATTCACTTTTGACGGTGCAGACAGTCAACACCAAACATGAGTATCTTGGCTATATTGGATCTGTACGGCAGAAATAATAGAGAACTTGAAAGCACCTATGGTTTATGAGATTATTCATGAACGCAGATCGGCTAACAAAGTAACACATCGTATTGCTCGTTTTACTTTGTAATTGACGATTATTTGTAATAATTGACGATTATTTGTAATAATATTATGAGCTTTTGAtcctcaaaaataaaaaatttatagcaAAATTTAGACTCCAACTCCTTAATGCTTAATATGTAATAATACAATGTTTGATGTGATGGACAAAACAATAATTGTTTACATATATATGTTTCATTCAACGTTTGATTCAAATTTTACAaatgattatatatttttaattataaatcattatattatttatttatatatattgattattATCCCtatatcatttatcatttattATCTCTATCCTGAAACTAAAAGATGTTGTATTTGGATAGATTAATTTGATGATAGATATTTCAAATCCATAATAACAAATTCATAAGTTTGTTTGGGCAAATCGACTtggcaaaatattttaaatctcaAATAGTTCTTTTTCGAGTGATTGTtgtgaatttcaaattcatctcaaCATGAAGTTATTTTAAATTCTCTCCTCAAATGCTTTCGCAAATTTAATCATTCAATCCAAACACAAACTAAGAGTTTTTAGCTGAGGGCCGAAACTTTCACATCTGAATCACGGTAGATTGTATTTTCCATAATGAAGTTTTATTTGGCTAATGGCTTTTTCTTTTATGTGTGATGTACATCGAGAATTTGAATAAATGATCTAAATTACTAGAAATATATTACTATTAGTCAATACCAAATTGACCACGTCGCCCCTATTCTAAAAGGTATTGCTTCTCGGGGCCATTAGGTATGTTTGGGTGGGCTTTTGGCTCTGATTCCGGTAGTAAGAATCAAGGAAAACTTGATGATCCATGTACAATTATATTCATCGAAGGTGAAAATTTAGGCTAGATGATACTTGGATTAATGAGATTGTGTGAATTAAATTACAAGTCATTATTTTCAATAATtaactaatataaatataaataaaaataatataaaatatatgaaaggataatattgtaattttttattcaatGGTTTGAATTTTGATTGATAAATGAAAGAAATAATGAATGAATTGATTAGAAATAAATAATCAATGAACAAAATGGTAAGAAATTAGATTCCTTTTATAAGTTACCAAACATTgagtgaaacggtctcacaagtcatattttgtgagacgagtctcttatttgaatcatccatgaataagtattactttttactgtgaatatcgatagggttgacccgtctcacagataaggattcgtaagaccgtctcacaagaaacctccTCTtagataaatataatattttaattatggtATATCTAAAAtaccaaatatttaaaagatcacGACATATATTCGATATATGTCACCAATACAAAATCGATTAAATGAAAACAATTTTCTTCAACATATTCTCTAGCATTATGGGGCATTCTTTCATACAGAAATAAACCATACGACTGAGGGAGAAAATAACCTTTGAGGAGAATTATATTACGTCATCACCAAACTAACATAAGCCATCAACTAGGGGTGTCAATCAGGTCGGGTGGGTCgggtttcgggtcaacccgcgaatttttttactttttttccaACCCGAATCCAAAGCAACCCGAAAACCTACAACCCAAACATGAACCCGTCTAAcccgaattttattta containing:
- the LOC140806626 gene encoding uncharacterized protein, which gives rise to MARLVFDYNWTAKVMNCVTSVSYFFRVNQEIAGPIKPGRGLQQGDPLSPYLFVLCAHSLSTLIDGCEVKGLFKGVKISSASPSVSHLFFADDSLVRTTMEEGAHLKECLSLYGRLSEKLINYDKSASPLVPIPIHCLWA